The stretch of DNA AAAAATCCAAATAGTAAACATATAATTCATCATCAACCCATTAACTCATTACTCATTTAGATGCAAATAGTAAACTATTAGGGTCCATGAGTGGGATCTGGTCGAGTGAACCCATAAGGTTTGAACCATTCTGATATCTCTCGATTATAGTTACAAACAGTAAAGTTGGTTTATGCAGAAGCACCTATAATGGCGGAAGCACGCGCGAAGCCAATTTGGACATGGTCAAAAATTTGTGGAAACAATAGTGCATGCAAAAATAATTGCGTTAATTACCTTGCAAAGATACGACATGGATCCTAGTATACAAGTTGCAACTATGTATTCCCAACTCACAAGTATCTGCTACTTCCCATATTACCAGTGCCGGCTCACTTATTTTTGGGACCTTGtgctcaaatttttttttcccataaaACTAGGGTTATATTTGcaacatttcaaattttaggaccctaaaccttaaagaaaaaatcataaaaatctgGAGATATGGTGCTTTTGCACCGTCTGCACTGCCTCTAAGCCGGGCCTGCATATTACGTTATCTAGCAAAAATCTATGGCCTTGTGTCTGTGTATTTTCGTAAAATAAGTATGTGAGTGACCTTATAACATTTAttcattatgttttgtttgcatATATACTTGTCCATAAGAACAGACGAATCATCATATATATCGGATAATAAGtaatttcaagaaaattatACTATCTTGTTGGAGAAGAGAATATTAGAGACATGTGACATCTTACTATAGTATTGAAGGTATTTCTTGCGATTCAAGTAAATGACCAATTATCCTCGATCCCATTTTCTCTTCTAGCTCCATGCTCATGCGACGAACGGTGCAAATCTCTGAAACATCAAAATTATTTGTGTAACCAGATATGgctttgttaagattttattgttttgagtCTTAACTACATCAGATTAAGTAGCCGCCTATGTAAACGATATAGCATTAGCTCAAAGCCGAAGCAGCAACTTAGATATTAACAGAGAAAAAATATGTGGTGGAGAAACCAGCCATCAACTATGAATAAGTCAAAATCTTATCTTTATAAACGCTGTGTGTTTATTTTGTGGGGTTACTACGATGCACAAGTTGAAGACTAGTTCACCatcatcatttcattataaatagaGGTTGATCTTAAGTTTATTTCTTCACACAACACATACATAgttacatacatatacatacattgaaaacaaaatagtgATTTTCATCATGGCTAAGTTTGCTTCCATCATCACTCTTATCTTCGCTGCTCTTGTTCTCTTTGCTGCTTTTGGTGAGTTAATGATCTTATCATATGAATGAAAAATGTgagtttaaattttagtttcataaattttgataattaaccTTGagacatatatacaaatatgcaGAAGCACCATCAATGGTGGAAGCACAAAGATTGTGTGAGAGGCCAAGTGGGACATGGTCAGGAGTTTGCGGAAACAATAATGCTTGCAAGAATCAGTGCATTAACCTTGAGGGAGCGCGACATGGATCTTGCAACTATGTTTTCCCAGCTCACAAGTGTATCTGTTACTTCCCATGTTAATCTTCCAAAAGTATTTGATGCTTAAACGTGTGTGTATCTTACATAAAATAAGTCTTTGTCGCTCTACGAGTGACTTTATGACATGCATGTTTATGTTTTACTGTTTGGTTTGACTTTGTTGTTATAAacttacaataatatataaattttatatacgTCGTAGGAGTCTTTCTTCTTGTCCATATTTGTCTACAAATTAACGGCTTTTATCTTCAATAAGGATTGAGTATCCTCTCAAGAATTGGGCACATTACTTAGAGGTGCCTAATCCAGTTTAATGAGAAAGTAATGGCTTGCATAGCTACTTCAactttaagaaagaaaagaaatggtgTGGTGATGTATTCAGTAAGAATATTGATTTAAGAATTGAATCACGGTAACTGtcaaatattatagaaatataatagtttattaAGTTGTATTTCACAAGATTTAaggcatacatatatatagtgattagCTTTGATATATTGCTAACACAACATAATGTAAACTTTCCTAAACACATAAGGAAATAACTTATACAATAAGTAATATCAAGATCTAGAATATATTCTTCGGATTGGGCTTCACTTCATTAACGGACTTTACGGTCCATATTACTTGGTCCGCAAGATACACATCTTGCTTCCCTAATACTCCCCGCACGATAAAGGTAGGTGGGACGAACGCAAACTATACAANGTTtcataaattttgataattaaccTTGagacatatatacaaatatgcaGAAGCACCATCAATGGTGGAAGCACAAAGATTGTGTGAGAGGCCAAGTGGGACATGGTCAGGAGTTTGCGGAAACAATAATGCTTGCAAGAATCAGTGCATTAACCTTGAGGGAGCGCGACATGGATCTTGCAACTATGTTTTCCCAGCTCACAAGTGTATCTGTTACTTCCCATGTTAATCTTCCAAAAGTATTTGATGCTTAAACGTGTGTGTATCTTACATAAAATAAGTCTTTGTCGCTCTACGAGTGACTTTATGACATGCATGTTTATGTTTTACTGTTTGGTTTGACTTTGTTGTTATAAacttacaataatatataaattttatatacgTCGTAGGAGTCTTTCTTCTTGTCCATATTTGTCTACAAATTAACGGCTTTTATCTTCAATAAGGATTGAGTATCCTCTCAAGAATTGGGCACATTACTTAGAGGTGCCTAATCCAGTTTAATGAGAAAGTAATGGCTTGCATAGCTACTTCAactttaagaaagaaaagaaatggtgTGGTGATGTATTCAGTAAGAATATTGATTTAAGAATTGAATCACGGTAACTGtcaaatattatagaaatataatagtttattaAGTTGTATTTCACAAGATTTAaggcatacatatatatagtgattagCTTTGATATATTGCTAACACAACATAATGTAAACTTTCCTAAACACATAAGGAAATAACTTATACAATAAGTAATATCAAGATCTAGAATATATTCTTCGGATTGGGCTTCACTTCATTAACGGACTTTACGGTCCATATTACTTGGTCCGCAAGATACACATCTTGCTTCCCTAATACTCCCCGCACGATAAAGGTAGGTGGGACGAACGCAAACTATACAACCACAAAGCGGAACACCTATGTCGTGGACATTATGTTGAGGACAGACAAATTATGTCAACAAAATCTTCAGGTAAAACTTCAATCTTGAGAAGAGTGGTGGAACTTCAGCTTGTCTTCGGTATTGGTAAAAAACATCCCGTGGGTGCAAATCCTGCAGCTCCACAAACAATTGTCCTTATCTTGGACAGTCCACAAATCGGACTAATAATAACCTAAACATGAGTGATCCAATAAATTCCCAACTCCTCTAATGGTTAAACCATAACCAAACTCCCCCGTAATAAAGGaaacttaaagaaaatattctacactcaagaataaatcccataaaaataaaagtaaaacccaaatcattaaaacataataatttctCAAAATCACCCAATTCTTCCACTAaatccataaaataaaataaataaataaaaacacttattttaaaaccaaaacgtTGACTTTAAAAGAGACACATAccccaaaatcaaattaaacaacctattgaatattaaaacaagaaacaaaatcacGTGAAGAAAAGAGTTTCACGTCTTCAGTTGGTTCTTCGTCGTCTCCATCACCATCGTCTTCATCGGCTTCACCTTTCATGATCATTAAGATCACAAAGTTATCACAGCGGAATTTAGATCGACAGTATcgtctgctctgataccatgtcaaatattatagaaatataatagtttattaAGTTGTGTTTCACAAGATTTAaggcatacatatatatagtgattagATTTGATATATTGCTAACACAACATAATGTAAACTTTCCTAAACACATAAGGAAATAGCTTATACAATAAGTAATATCAAGAtctagaatatattttttggattgGGCTTCACTTCATTAACGGACTTTACGGTCCATATTACTTGGTCCGCAAGATACACATCTTGCTTCCCTAATAGTAACTCAAGATCTAGATACTATTTTGTAGGACCAACTCATTTTTAACTATGtcttataataacatatatatattctgcaTAAATAGTGCGCCTGTTTATTTGATGATACGAGATCAACTTCTCAAGCGGAAGCTTTACGTGTGTGATGGGAAACATGACGAGTTTTACGCATAGCCTGCATGAGTGTCGCTGGTGCATCATGGTCATCTTTCATTTCCGCATACTCCTTTCCAATTCTCTACTACAAGAAAAAGACAACTTTTTGTAGCCAAAATCGTAAATGTGTGACTAAAATGCTTGAATTACAGCGGTCAAGGCATATCCGTTACCAATGAGGTGATGGTGGTCTAGCCCATAATTTTcaagttataaaaaatataaaaacatattcGATTGgttattcacaaaaaaaaaaaaaaattgtaatctaATAGCATAAATTTTTTACATTCTACCTATCTAATTTAGTAAAGAATTTTTTTCTGGTAAGAGtatgtataaatattatttcgAATGAAAGTTTAAGTTTGACATGAAATTAACTTAAAacatacactacaagaaaacatggattttacGACTACAATTGGCGACTATATATGTAGTCGTCATTTTTGGCGACTAAGTagtgactatttagcgactattttacgactacaaatATTTGGTCGTATATTAGTCAATTTTTAACGACTGCATATGTTAGTCGCTAGTTTAGtcgtaatttagcgactattttatgactatattgcACACCAAAATATGTAGTTGCTAAATAGTCaccaatttagcgactaatatgCGACTTATAGTAAACGGTCGCTAAGAAGTCGCATATCAGTCGCTAtttaagaaaatcataattttcaaaatttaatccCAAACCCTTAACCAAACCCCAAgacctaaatcataaactctaaatcttagaaattaattcataattcataaattcaaaacttaacCCCAAATCATAAACCTATACACCAAACCCTGTACTTTAAACCctatatcttaaattttaaacttttataatgtatagtatatagaaattaaattataaaccatttaaccaaaatataaccattatgtgtataaaattaaatctaatctaaaactatttagtgtatatatataatttaatacttccaaaaactatttacttataaaatttattaaattagtcattgtaaaatctgaaactaattgttgataaaaaaaaaacataaaactatatcATTTAGTCTGGGCTTTGAGAGGCTTTTGTACCACTTTGGATTTTGATATGAATTGAAAAttggccaacaaaaaaaagaaataaaaatcaacaaacaaagaaaccttCACCAACCTGTGCCTCTATTCCTCACACtacacttagaaaaaaaaaatcatcatcactctcgaaACTCTTTCGGAGAAACTCTCACTCTCATTTCTTCGAATCGCGATGACTCTGTCCGGCCAAACCTCCGACCGTATCTCCAGATCTAGAAGGGAAACTGGTTTCCGTGGGAGAAGGTTAGTTTGTTCTATCTCTATTTCCCCCTTTAAATCTGattttgggattagggtttctggtCTACGTTTGTAATGACCTTAATCTTCGAATTGGTTTGAAGACGACATATAAGAAGCAGAAGCTGAGAGGTGAAGCGGAGGAAGACGGCATAGAAGACGAAAAAGCTAAGCCGTGGATTTATCGACGAAATTAGAAGTTGGGATCTCAAAACCGGGAAAGATCTGCTTCGATTCAAGTCGTGTGCTTCTCCGGCGCACAGCCGAAAACTTGGGTCGACTAAAGAATCAATTTTTCTATCAAGCAACAATGGGTCAAGTTCTCTTTTGCTCTCACACCTATCCTCTCCGACGTTCTTGAAGGCTTAGTAGTTGCTTTCATTTGTtatcccttctttttttttttttttcttgttccgcTGTAGGAGCATAGATTTTCACTTTGATTCTGCTGAAAACGAGTTTGATTTATCTGCTTGATATCGGTAGCCAATGCTGATGTGATCCACTTAGTTGCCTTTTCGCGTTTCTCATCCCCTGTGTGATTGCAGATGAGGGAGGATAAGAAGTAGAAGAATGATGAAGGAGAAGTGAGGGAAGGAGTAGCGCATCAATAGCTTTGTTGCCACGCGGGTATATCTCTTGTCATTTCTTTCAAATGTCTAGCTCCATCTGTTTTGGTCTCCATGGAGGtgggtttcttttctttcaaaaatcctGGAACTGCTTTGTTATTTCATCTTTTCAGAATTCTTGAGTACTTATGtgcaaaatttttttgttttttttttgctttctttggtGGGTTTCTCTCAGATCAAGTGTCAGCTGTTTTGGTTGAGTCTTGTGGCTTAAAGAACTTAAGGCTCAACTCGGCTCTCCTCAGTGTCACCAAAGTCACCGAAGGTACTCAAACTAAGCTCTCTAAAAGCATATCACTTCTTTCACAGAGTCACCtcagttttggtgattttatatgataaaatctggtatgtgtgtgtgttggtgtttgtgtttgtgtctttGAAGCTTATGGTTTGaacatgtgatttttgtttactatattattttgttgtttgtgatcaATAGACTGGATTTGGAGAAGCTTGAAAGCGGTTGGCTGGAAGAAGATAGGTAAAAcccttatgtttattttattactctTGTATTACTCTTCAATTCTTTGAAGTCACATTGTTGCATGCGTAAACCATCTGATTCAGTGTCCTATTGTTCTTAGGTCGAAGATGATGTTTGGCTTACAGAGAAAGCCACAGCCAAGCACACTCTTAGACAGAGCTCATGATGTACAACTTTATTTCAGAGCGTAAGGTAAACTTTCATTGGTTAAGACATTTTCTTATCCTATTGTATCTTTCGCTATTAaggtacaatatatatactttgctaCTTATTGTTGTGAGACTTTTATTAAATCTGTCAAAGAGTCATTTGTTTAGAAGCCTCTGTTGTAATTTTTGTGAggctttttgttgaatttgtcaaGAGTTATTTGGTAATACCGATCTCTAGACACCTGTTTTATATGCACTCTTTAACTTGAGTCACCATTGTCGATCTTCTTACTCACACTCACGTTTTTAAGCTAGAAGACATGTTAGTTATAGTGAATTGCTTGTCCCGATTGTTTCTCATTTCTAGTCTCGATTTTGAAATTGTGTTATATTGATAATGGGAAATGAGTCCCCatgatacattttttgtttgtttgttctgaagGTACTTGAAGAAATGAGTTGCTCTTGGAACATTAATGGGAACTACCTAGGCTTCAATGATGGAATACAAAGCAATTGAGAATGTGCTACAAACCATTTATTATGTAGTTTTTCAtctattcttatttttagttatgatttttaattttattttgtaatacaatttttttgtaatcatggtttataataataaatatagtactcaaaaaataatgttttaaaacattattcataatttaaatatatttaaaacaattaataaaatatatgtaatttgtataaatactgtataaatactgtataaatacaataatgtataaatacttGAATACAACTATAGTCAGTAATTAGTCgtcaattagtcactaaatttggtgactacatTATGACTATTTTGCGTTGTCGTAAAATAGTTGTAACGTGgtcgctaaatttagtgactatattacgactaaatttacgactacgcaaaatagtcgtaatgtagtcgctatttggcgactaattttacgactatttattttagcgACTCTCGATTTACGACTACTAGTTTTAGTCGCTATTTAGTCGTAACACACCGTTTAGCGACCaaatagtgactaatagtgcagtcgctatttgcctgttttcttgtagtgatagtTCCATGCaaacaataaaagtaaaaaacatggaaacagaaaacttttaaaaattcaatattGAAGTTCTTAGTAAAAAGTTGTAgtttagtaatttttaattCATCACGAAAAACTTACCTTTCGATTCCTTAAGAAGTTTTAAAATGTCAATAAATGAAGACcctttgacaaaaacaaatatctaaCAAATTAACGGTGAGTTTGCTACTTGTCCGTGGCGAGTGCTGGACTGCTGGGGCTCTCTTAGTAGTAGGGTAAGAGAGCAAGCTGTTGTTGTCACGTGGCTGtacataaaatgttttaaagagGAGACAGGTTCTTTGTCAAAGTTTGCGGATGACGACTATCATGAAGTCGAAAACGATTTTCTCTTtcgattagtttttttaaaactagttgaaaaacaaaatttaaaatcggATTTTTCTTCTCGGTGATCCGAATTTGGCAGAGTTGAATCCAAGAAGTTTTGTATGTGGGTATGAACTATGGAATTACACATGATCTCTATGTATATGGGTTTTATTTTACAACTTATTAGTCCACACCCTCTAGCAAATTAGCTAGTTTGCAGATTATGagattaataacaaaaataagtgaagaaacaacatattttatcaACTTGCCCATCTAGTGACGGTCCTTGGGGGTTTCAATGAATTGAGAAGAAAAGTCCAGAGAGAATATCCAACTTcgttgtttaaaaattaaatgcgATGTGGCCATGACTTATCACTACCACTTGTGTTGTGTAACGTACGTACTAAAATTTGCTGAAGATATTTAGCCGTTTGACCAAGTCAAATAAGCCAACCAACGTGATTCAAATAATGTTATAGCCACCGAACCAATTAAACTCCAAATGAGCAAACGTGGCACTTGAAACTAGCCATTACTGATCAGCACACTGTTTACGAATTGGTCAAATATAATATCTCATATGATCATTAGGTACTTGcgtgttaatatttttttactacgGTATGTCGGTATGTGTTTTCAAATATGTGGGGTGAAACACTAATTGTCTGCTGTACACGTACGTAGTGAAAATCGATCTCCCCATCATCCTTTCACTATAAATAGAGGGTTGATCTCAATCTTATTTCTTCAAACTAAAACagatatatacattaaaaacaaCTAAGCAAACAACAGTCATGGCTAAG from Camelina sativa cultivar DH55 chromosome 9, Cs, whole genome shotgun sequence encodes:
- the LOC109126257 gene encoding defensin-like protein 1; amino-acid sequence: MAKFASIITLIFAALVLFAAFEAPSMVEAQRLCERPSGTWSGVCGNNNACKNQCINLEGARHGSCNYVFPAHKCICYFPC